The Pseudodesulfovibrio sediminis genome includes the window CCAAGTTCGTGCTCATGGGCGAAGGCCAGATTCGGGACTAGCCCGGTGCGTTTCCAGCAAGGCGTCTGGAGGAGACGGAATGCCGGTTTTGTAATAGCAGTGTCTCCTGTTGATAGAATGTAAGAGAAGGTCGTCCCTGGGGGCGGCCTTTTTTGCTTGGGTGAGGGAAATCGGATAGGGGGTAAAGAAAGGGGCGGCGCATGCTGAAAAAAATGATCATGATGATGAGTGTGCTTGCGATTACTGCAACGGCTTTTGCCGGAGACGGGCGTATCTTCGGTACGGTGGCCGGAGCCGACGGGCAGCCAATGTCGGGAGCAAAGGTCGAACTCCTGCGCGACATCTCTCCGTATCGGTTGGTGGCGTTCACCACAGGGACCGGCGAATATGCTTTCAATGATGTGACGCCCGGCATGTTCCTGGTGCGGGCGCTGGCCCAGGGGGAGCTGGTCGGCGAGCTACGGGTTCCTTTCATGCGCTCGGGCAACAAGCAGGTCGACATCAAGGCAGAGGCCCAACGGTAGTGCTTGCACAGGTGGTG containing:
- a CDS encoding carboxypeptidase-like regulatory domain-containing protein; this encodes MLKKMIMMMSVLAITATAFAGDGRIFGTVAGADGQPMSGAKVELLRDISPYRLVAFTTGTGEYAFNDVTPGMFLVRALAQGELVGELRVPFMRSGNKQVDIKAEAQR